In a single window of the Arthrobacter sp. StoSoilA2 genome:
- the thiS gene encoding sulfur carrier protein ThiS — MNIKLNGSEHAVADDASVSTLVSAITGRALDHRGQAADGGKLGVAVARNSEVVPRSQWAATALADGDELELVTAVQGG; from the coding sequence ATGAACATCAAACTCAACGGCTCCGAACACGCCGTGGCGGACGACGCGTCCGTGAGCACACTCGTCAGTGCCATCACAGGCCGCGCGCTGGACCACCGGGGACAGGCAGCCGACGGCGGCAAGCTGGGTGTCGCCGTCGCACGTAATTCGGAGGTTGTGCCGCGCAGCCAATGGGCAGCGACTGCGCTCGCCGATGGAGACGAACTCGAACTCGTAACCGCAGTCCAGGGAGGCTGA
- the thiO gene encoding glycine oxidase ThiO codes for MAESRQIPLQADVAVIGGGVIGLGIAHEARRQGRSVVLIDPTPAAGATFAAAGMLAPVSELHYQEEDLLELMLESSQLWPAFVRSVHGSESAAGYRTTSTIAVGADAADRRALADLRTVQQAAGLRVEPLSLREAREREPLLSPGISCAFDIPADHQVDPRRLARCLLDGLSAHGPSDATWVSGAEDGFALPFQASRLLWDGERVCGVQLDSGAGRVVWASETVLACGLDAARIGGLPEGLNLPLRPVYGDILRLRVPQHLQPLLTSTIRGMVRGVPVYIVPRDDGTVVIGATQREDGLSASSNAVSAGGVYQLLRDAQVLVPAVAELELLEATARARPGTPDNAPLLGRVTGPGGTIDGLVIATGFFRHGVLLTPVAAKIVGGLISGPADPRWSIFRPDRFTATQDHLLQPAIKDTP; via the coding sequence ATGGCAGAATCCCGCCAAATCCCCTTGCAGGCAGACGTGGCAGTCATTGGTGGTGGCGTCATCGGCCTTGGCATCGCCCACGAAGCCCGCCGTCAGGGCCGCTCTGTGGTCCTCATTGATCCCACTCCCGCAGCGGGTGCGACGTTCGCTGCCGCCGGAATGCTGGCTCCGGTCAGTGAACTCCACTACCAGGAGGAAGACCTCCTGGAACTCATGCTGGAATCCTCCCAACTGTGGCCGGCTTTCGTCCGGAGCGTCCACGGCAGCGAATCAGCCGCCGGATACCGCACGACGTCGACAATCGCCGTTGGTGCGGACGCCGCCGACCGCCGTGCGCTGGCAGACCTCCGCACGGTCCAGCAGGCCGCGGGGCTGCGCGTGGAGCCACTGTCTTTGCGTGAAGCGCGCGAGCGCGAGCCTTTGCTCAGCCCCGGGATTTCCTGTGCCTTCGACATACCGGCCGATCACCAAGTGGATCCGCGGCGCCTTGCACGATGCCTCCTGGACGGGTTATCAGCCCACGGACCAAGTGACGCAACCTGGGTTTCCGGAGCGGAGGACGGTTTCGCCCTGCCGTTCCAAGCGTCCCGTTTGCTCTGGGACGGGGAACGCGTCTGCGGGGTCCAGCTCGATTCGGGCGCCGGGCGCGTTGTTTGGGCCTCAGAGACTGTGCTCGCCTGCGGGCTGGATGCAGCCAGGATCGGCGGTCTCCCCGAGGGTCTCAACCTGCCCCTGCGGCCCGTTTACGGCGACATTCTCAGGCTGCGCGTTCCCCAACACCTCCAGCCGCTGCTCACATCCACCATCCGGGGCATGGTCCGCGGGGTGCCGGTCTACATCGTCCCCCGCGACGACGGAACGGTGGTGATTGGAGCCACCCAGCGGGAGGACGGGTTGTCTGCGTCCAGCAACGCAGTGTCCGCCGGGGGCGTCTATCAACTCCTGCGTGACGCCCAAGTGTTGGTTCCTGCCGTGGCGGAGCTGGAACTGTTGGAAGCGACAGCCCGTGCACGGCCAGGCACACCGGACAACGCACCCCTACTTGGACGAGTTACCGGGCCCGGGGGCACCATCGACGGTCTCGTGATCGCCACCGGGTTCTTCCGCCACGGCGTTCTCTTGACGCCTGTGGCCGCCAAAATCGTAGGCGGACTGATCAGCGGCCCAGCCGACCCCCGATGGTCCATTTTCCGGCCTGATCGATTTACGGCAACTCAGGATCACCTCCTCCAACCAGCAATCAAGGACACACCATGA
- the thiE gene encoding thiamine phosphate synthase, with protein sequence MTQHDVHTTARLYLCTDARKRQGDFEDFVDAAFEGGVDIIQLRDKTLEAAEELEVLEVLHNVAQRHGRLWAVNDRADVASISGAPVFHIGQKDIPLRAARHLLHDRTVIGLSTHTPDQVDAAIAASPGRSGLDYFCVGPVWATPTKPGREAVGLDLVTYAAEAVKRADEETVGGVLLPWFAIGGIDLTNVEQVVAAGASRIVVVRAITEAEDPTAAAKTLLEALDAG encoded by the coding sequence ATGACCCAGCATGATGTCCACACCACTGCCCGCCTTTACTTGTGCACTGATGCCCGCAAACGCCAGGGCGATTTCGAAGACTTCGTCGACGCCGCGTTTGAGGGCGGCGTCGACATCATCCAGCTTCGCGACAAGACGCTCGAGGCCGCCGAGGAGCTTGAGGTCCTGGAGGTCCTGCACAACGTTGCCCAGCGGCACGGAAGGCTGTGGGCCGTCAACGACCGCGCCGATGTTGCCAGTATTTCCGGGGCTCCGGTGTTCCATATCGGCCAAAAAGACATCCCGTTACGCGCTGCACGGCACCTCCTCCACGACCGCACGGTCATCGGCCTGTCCACCCATACCCCGGACCAGGTTGACGCCGCGATAGCTGCCTCCCCCGGCAGGAGCGGACTGGATTATTTCTGTGTTGGCCCGGTGTGGGCAACGCCCACAAAGCCAGGCCGTGAAGCAGTTGGGCTGGACCTGGTCACATATGCCGCGGAAGCCGTAAAGCGCGCGGATGAGGAGACCGTAGGCGGCGTCCTCCTCCCCTGGTTCGCCATCGGCGGCATAGACCTCACCAATGTTGAACAGGTGGTTGCAGCCGGAGCCAGCCGGATCGTGGTGGTACGTGCCATCACTGAGGCGGAGGACCCGACGGCGGCGGCCAAGACCTTGCTGGAAGCGCTCGACGCCGGATAA
- a CDS encoding ferritin-like fold-containing protein encodes MSTSLDDNARIQRLSSELLGAMAYGELSAFGRLSFDSRYAPNLHDRAVLAKIAVGAYGNFALISSRLSEMGLDAEEAMLPFQRSFDHFHERTKPADWFESVMKAYVIDTVSSDFYRMVASFLDGGTQLFVQKVASADQATEVLRILLRRALSDDPRLASRLALWGRRLVGEALTQAQRVGMEHPQLGPLLKGGGDARNAVKALTAELAERHGRRMSGLGLTA; translated from the coding sequence ATGAGCACTTCCTTGGACGATAATGCTCGCATCCAGCGACTCTCTTCGGAGCTGCTGGGGGCCATGGCGTACGGCGAGCTCTCCGCGTTTGGCCGGCTGTCTTTCGACTCCCGGTACGCTCCCAACCTCCATGACAGGGCAGTGCTGGCAAAGATCGCCGTCGGCGCTTACGGAAACTTCGCCTTGATCAGCAGCCGGCTCTCGGAGATGGGACTCGATGCCGAAGAAGCCATGCTTCCGTTCCAGCGCTCGTTTGACCACTTCCACGAGCGAACAAAGCCAGCGGACTGGTTTGAATCCGTCATGAAGGCCTATGTGATCGACACCGTGTCATCGGACTTCTACCGCATGGTCGCGTCATTCCTTGACGGCGGGACGCAACTCTTTGTCCAGAAGGTGGCCTCCGCCGACCAAGCCACGGAAGTTTTACGCATCCTCCTGCGAAGGGCCCTGTCTGATGACCCCCGCCTGGCGTCGCGCCTGGCTTTGTGGGGCCGCCGCCTGGTCGGTGAAGCCCTGACGCAAGCACAACGCGTAGGCATGGAACATCCCCAGCTGGGACCGCTGCTCAAGGGCGGCGGGGATGCACGCAATGCAGTCAAGGCCCTCACCGCTGAGCTGGCGGAGCGGCATGGGCGACGCATGTCCGGGCTGGGGCTCACGGCTTAG
- a CDS encoding RNB domain-containing ribonuclease, whose translation MSHHRISPNVDDSSDQLAAAFAALRTELELPGEYPAEAVAEARKAVENHTLPDRDLRDIPFVTIDPATSTDLDQAVFIERAGDGYKVLYAIADVPSFVAPGGALDAETRQRGQTFYAPDGRIPLHPEVISENAGSLLAGQDCSAFVWDFELDRNAEVTATSVARGTVRSRTKLSYKGAQEQIDAGTAPEVLELLKEVGLKRVELERLRGGANLNMPEQEIVQATGGGGYRIVAAPSLPVEDWNAQISLMTGMAAAQLMLDGKVGILRTMPAPDERSLLHFKRQTKALGKPWDGEITYGEYLRTLDASDPKQLAILHSAGTLFRGAGYTPFDGELPPNIIQSAIGAPYAHTTAPLRRLIDRFVLVICEALSNGHQIPAWAREALPSLPEIMASSDQLAGRLERLAMDTVEAALVANHIGEEFDAVVISGSKPSNGTINGNGRANGNGNGPFGIIQIAEPAVTARCDGEMESGTKVRVQLLKADIASREIRFTLLP comes from the coding sequence GTGTCACATCATCGGATTTCGCCCAACGTCGACGACTCGTCGGACCAGCTCGCGGCGGCATTTGCAGCCCTCCGGACCGAACTGGAGCTCCCGGGCGAGTATCCGGCCGAAGCCGTGGCGGAAGCCCGCAAAGCGGTAGAAAACCATACGCTGCCGGACCGTGACCTCAGGGACATTCCCTTTGTGACCATTGATCCCGCCACGTCCACCGACCTGGACCAAGCAGTGTTCATTGAACGTGCCGGCGACGGTTACAAAGTCCTCTACGCAATCGCGGACGTGCCATCCTTCGTTGCTCCCGGCGGGGCGCTCGATGCCGAAACCCGGCAACGGGGACAAACGTTTTACGCTCCTGACGGGAGGATCCCGCTGCACCCGGAGGTCATCAGCGAAAACGCCGGCAGCCTGCTGGCCGGTCAGGACTGCAGCGCCTTCGTGTGGGACTTCGAACTGGACCGCAATGCGGAGGTAACCGCCACGTCCGTGGCCCGTGGCACTGTCCGTAGCCGCACGAAGCTCAGTTACAAAGGTGCCCAGGAGCAGATCGATGCCGGCACAGCCCCGGAGGTCCTTGAGCTCCTCAAAGAGGTTGGCCTGAAGCGGGTGGAGCTGGAACGACTCCGCGGTGGCGCCAACCTGAACATGCCGGAGCAGGAAATCGTCCAGGCGACAGGTGGCGGAGGCTACAGGATTGTGGCCGCGCCGTCCTTGCCTGTGGAGGACTGGAATGCGCAGATATCCCTCATGACCGGGATGGCGGCCGCCCAACTGATGCTTGACGGAAAAGTGGGCATCCTGCGCACCATGCCGGCACCGGATGAGCGGTCACTGCTCCATTTCAAACGCCAGACAAAGGCCCTCGGGAAACCCTGGGACGGCGAGATCACCTACGGTGAGTACCTTCGGACACTTGACGCTTCGGATCCCAAACAACTTGCGATCCTGCACTCGGCAGGCACACTCTTCCGCGGCGCTGGATACACGCCTTTCGATGGCGAACTTCCCCCCAACATCATCCAGTCAGCCATCGGCGCACCCTATGCCCACACCACTGCCCCTTTGCGTCGCCTCATCGACCGCTTTGTCCTGGTGATCTGCGAGGCCCTCAGCAACGGCCACCAGATCCCCGCCTGGGCGCGGGAAGCACTTCCATCCCTGCCTGAGATCATGGCCTCATCCGACCAACTGGCCGGCCGGCTTGAGCGTCTGGCCATGGACACAGTGGAAGCTGCACTCGTGGCCAACCACATCGGCGAGGAGTTCGACGCGGTCGTCATCTCCGGTTCCAAGCCGTCCAATGGCACGATCAATGGCAATGGAAGGGCAAACGGAAACGGCAATGGGCCGTTCGGCATCATCCAGATAGCCGAACCCGCGGTGACAGCCCGATGTGACGGCGAAATGGAATCAGGCACCAAGGTCCGGGTGCAACTCCTGAAGGCCGATATCGCCAGCCGCGAGATCCGCTTTACGCTGCTCCCCTAA
- a CDS encoding DEAD/DEAH box helicase, which produces MSELHTHEVLTDATGTESIEPEETIISDETPHEIEEKSFADYNVRADIVESLADAGITHPFPIQAMTLPVALSGHDIIGQAKTGTGKTLGFGIPALQRVEGRDDPGYAKLAVPGAPQALVIVPTRELAVQVANDLQTASRKRNARIATIYGGRAYEPQIDALQKGVEVVVGTPGRLIDLYKQKHLSLKNVKMVILDEADEMLDLGFLPDVETLIAGTPAVRQTLLFSATMPGPVIAMARRYMTQPTHIRAADPNDEGLTKRDIRQLIYRAHSMDKTEVVARILQARGRGRTIIFTKTKRTAAKVAEELVDRGFAAAAIHGDLGQGAREQALRAFRNNKVDVLVATDVAARGIDVDDVTHVINYQCVEDEKIYLHRVGRTGRAGNKGTAVTFVDWDDMPRWGLINKALGLSVPEPVETYSSSPHLYSDLDIPEGTKGRLPRNKRTLAGVDAEVLEDLGETGKKNSRSGGSSREGGRDGGRGRDGGRGRGNAAKSTEANSESKGEGGRNRTRRRRTSEADAAPAAGSSETRTATGENAEKPARTRRTRTRRRNGEVVSGGTAGAQSGTSEA; this is translated from the coding sequence GTGAGTGAATTGCACACCCATGAAGTCCTGACGGACGCCACCGGCACCGAATCCATCGAGCCCGAGGAAACGATCATCTCTGATGAGACGCCCCACGAGATCGAAGAGAAATCGTTCGCTGACTACAACGTCCGCGCCGACATCGTCGAATCCCTCGCCGATGCCGGTATCACCCATCCCTTCCCCATCCAGGCCATGACGCTGCCCGTAGCCCTTAGCGGCCACGACATCATCGGCCAGGCCAAGACCGGTACAGGCAAGACCCTCGGTTTCGGTATTCCGGCACTGCAGCGCGTGGAAGGCCGCGATGACCCCGGCTACGCCAAGCTGGCCGTCCCCGGTGCCCCGCAGGCCCTGGTCATCGTTCCTACCCGTGAGCTTGCCGTCCAGGTAGCCAACGATCTCCAGACGGCATCCCGCAAGCGCAACGCCCGCATCGCCACGATCTACGGTGGCCGTGCGTATGAGCCGCAGATTGACGCCCTTCAGAAGGGCGTCGAGGTAGTGGTTGGCACCCCGGGCCGTTTGATCGACCTCTACAAGCAGAAGCACCTCAGCCTGAAGAACGTCAAAATGGTGATTCTGGACGAGGCCGACGAAATGCTGGACCTCGGCTTCCTGCCTGACGTGGAAACACTGATCGCCGGCACGCCGGCCGTTCGCCAGACCCTGCTCTTCTCCGCCACCATGCCCGGCCCGGTCATCGCGATGGCCCGCCGCTACATGACGCAGCCCACCCACATCCGCGCGGCCGACCCGAACGACGAAGGCCTCACCAAGCGCGACATCCGCCAGCTCATCTACCGTGCCCACAGCATGGACAAGACCGAGGTAGTGGCCCGCATCCTCCAGGCCCGCGGACGTGGACGCACCATTATCTTCACCAAAACCAAGCGCACCGCGGCCAAGGTCGCGGAGGAACTGGTGGACCGCGGATTTGCCGCTGCTGCGATCCACGGCGACCTCGGCCAGGGCGCGCGCGAGCAGGCTCTCCGCGCGTTCCGCAACAACAAGGTAGACGTCCTGGTTGCCACCGACGTTGCCGCCCGGGGCATCGACGTTGATGACGTTACGCACGTCATCAACTACCAGTGCGTGGAAGACGAAAAGATCTACCTGCACCGCGTGGGCCGTACCGGCCGCGCCGGCAACAAGGGAACGGCTGTAACCTTTGTCGACTGGGACGACATGCCCCGCTGGGGCCTGATCAACAAAGCACTGGGGCTCAGCGTTCCGGAGCCGGTTGAAACCTACTCTTCTTCCCCCCACCTCTACAGTGACCTCGACATTCCCGAGGGCACCAAGGGCCGCCTCCCGCGCAACAAGCGCACCCTTGCCGGCGTCGATGCCGAGGTCCTTGAGGACCTGGGCGAAACAGGCAAGAAGAACTCCCGTTCCGGCGGTTCATCCCGTGAAGGCGGACGCGATGGCGGCCGCGGCAGGGACGGCGGCCGTGGCCGTGGAAACGCAGCCAAGTCCACCGAAGCCAACTCGGAATCCAAGGGCGAGGGCGGACGCAACCGTACGCGCCGCCGTCGTACATCCGAAGCCGATGCCGCCCCTGCTGCCGGTTCCTCCGAAACCCGTACCGCTACCGGCGAAAATGCCGAGAAGCCGGCCCGCACGCGCCGTACGCGCACGCGCCGCCGTAACGGCGAAGTGGTTTCCGGCGGGACCGCTGGCGCCCAGTCCGGTACCTCCGAGGCCTAA
- a CDS encoding site-specific DNA-methyltransferase, whose protein sequence is MTETVWAPDGGNLVVHADNAEFLPTLPDGAFTLIYVDPPFNTGRVQRRQETRMVRNADGDGDRVGFKGRSYDTIKGALHSYDDAFSDYWSFLEPKLVEAWRLLADDGTLYLHLDYREVHYAKVMLDAIFGRECFLNEIIWAYDYGARAKNRWPTKHDNILVYVKNPAKYHFDNAEVDREPYMAPGLVTPAKRERGKLPTDVWWHTIVSPTGREKTGYPTQKPEGLVRRIVSASSREGDWCLDFFAGSGTLGAVAAKLGRNFVCVDQNEQAIEVMRKRLGAKASFHCN, encoded by the coding sequence ATGACTGAAACTGTTTGGGCGCCGGACGGCGGCAATCTGGTGGTGCACGCGGACAACGCGGAATTCCTCCCGACGCTGCCGGACGGCGCCTTCACACTCATTTACGTGGACCCGCCCTTCAACACGGGCCGGGTCCAACGCCGCCAGGAAACGCGCATGGTCCGCAACGCGGACGGCGACGGCGACCGCGTCGGGTTCAAGGGCCGCTCCTACGACACCATCAAGGGTGCCCTTCACAGCTACGATGACGCCTTCAGCGACTACTGGTCCTTCCTGGAACCCAAGCTCGTAGAGGCCTGGCGGCTCCTTGCCGACGACGGCACGCTATACCTGCACCTGGACTACCGCGAAGTGCACTACGCCAAGGTGATGTTGGACGCCATCTTCGGCCGGGAATGTTTCCTCAACGAAATCATCTGGGCCTACGACTACGGCGCCCGGGCCAAAAACCGCTGGCCCACCAAGCACGACAACATCCTGGTGTACGTAAAAAACCCTGCGAAGTATCACTTCGACAACGCCGAAGTGGACCGCGAACCCTACATGGCCCCCGGCCTGGTCACACCTGCCAAACGCGAGCGGGGAAAGCTCCCCACGGACGTCTGGTGGCACACCATTGTTTCGCCCACCGGCAGGGAAAAGACCGGTTACCCCACCCAGAAACCCGAAGGCCTGGTGCGCAGGATCGTCTCTGCTTCGAGCCGCGAGGGCGACTGGTGCCTGGACTTCTTTGCCGGATCAGGAACCCTGGGCGCTGTTGCCGCCAAGCTCGGGCGCAACTTTGTCTGCGTGGACCAGAACGAGCAAGCCATTGAGGTCATGCGGAAGCGGCTGGGCGCCAAGGCGTCGTTCCACTGCAACTAG
- a CDS encoding PHP domain-containing protein, with the protein MRIDLHTHSNVSDGTETPAGVIISAAAAGLDVIALTDHDSTDGWELAAAAAKEHGVTFVPGMEISCRTEQGISVHLLSYLHDPSHPGLLEEITKSKDARLTRAERMVTLLSEDYPLTWDDVIHHVAPGATVGRPHIADALVAAGVVADRSEAFTSILTSHSRYFVQHYAPDPATAVELVRAAGGVPVFAHPVASARGRIVGERTYREMIDAGLLGLEIDHRDNPEEGRAFLRTMASEHGLLITGSSDYHGAGKPNLLGENLTSPDVLARIEELATGSTVVRP; encoded by the coding sequence GTGAGGATAGACCTGCATACGCACTCGAATGTTTCCGACGGAACCGAGACCCCGGCCGGGGTGATCATTTCGGCCGCAGCTGCAGGCCTGGACGTCATTGCGTTGACGGACCACGATTCCACTGATGGCTGGGAGCTTGCTGCTGCCGCCGCCAAGGAACATGGAGTCACTTTTGTTCCGGGAATGGAGATCTCGTGCCGGACGGAGCAGGGAATCAGCGTCCACCTGTTGAGCTACCTGCATGATCCTTCCCACCCCGGGCTTCTTGAAGAGATCACCAAGTCAAAGGACGCCCGGCTTACTCGCGCTGAGCGCATGGTCACCCTGCTGTCCGAGGATTATCCCTTGACGTGGGACGACGTCATCCACCATGTGGCTCCTGGTGCCACAGTAGGGCGCCCGCATATCGCGGATGCCTTGGTCGCTGCCGGCGTGGTCGCGGACCGCTCCGAGGCCTTCACGTCCATCCTCACCTCGCATTCGCGATACTTCGTGCAGCACTACGCACCCGACCCCGCTACCGCCGTCGAACTTGTCCGTGCCGCTGGCGGCGTGCCGGTCTTCGCGCACCCGGTCGCTTCAGCGAGGGGACGGATCGTGGGGGAGCGGACGTACCGGGAGATGATAGACGCCGGACTGCTGGGCCTGGAAATCGATCACCGCGACAACCCTGAAGAAGGACGTGCCTTTCTTCGCACCATGGCGTCCGAGCATGGGCTGCTCATCACGGGATCATCCGACTATCACGGAGCCGGCAAACCGAATCTGCTGGGAGAGAACCTGACATCCCCGGACGTCCTGGCAAGGATCGAGGAACTGGCAACCGGCAGCACGGTTGTGCGGCCATAA